In a genomic window of Desulfobacterales bacterium:
- a CDS encoding molybdopterin-dependent oxidoreductase: MEKEVYSLCFMCSSRCPIKVLVKDGQVKWIEGSPHVAGMEGSLCPRGAAGIALLYDSQRVQSPLIRDGERGSGKWRKAGWDEALDYVAEKLKAVIDQYGGHSVALGERAQLATPVSKTFMKAIQSPNHFTHESVCKGSLNTASRSLFGVSDAQIGIDYKNTKHIILYGRNIFETIEVKGVNGLMDAVERGAKITYIDPRVTVTATKAHRYWRIRPGADLALNYALIHVILKERLYDAEYVDRWVLGLAELQDFVRSFTPEWAEKETGIPSAEIVSLSREVSRDKPAVIFHFGWRASSHLNETYMRRSILILNALMGSVEAAGGLFFKKGPGEVGAKPARALTAQEFPRVDLPRFDQVGTPKFPLPDPGHGVAQMLPSAILNEDPYPLKGLIAFRYDPLFSIPDIRTTKKAFDKLDLIVTIDINYSETAWYSDVILPESTYLERLDCIQQANGLKPQMFLRQPAVTPRHNTREGAVILKEIAERIGTGAYFPYETMEELVRWQLEGTGFSLEDFAAKGFVTYTDRPIFWDRKDGIKFKTPSGKIEFASSLLENAGFESFPECEPVAPPPENQFRLTIGRCALHTHISTQNNPYLNERVSENVLWINTERAAALGIKNKDLVEISSNCGSGKIKAYVTDLIHPEAVFMLHGFGHQAALAARSFDKGLADGILQENVTDMVGGSPALQHSFVSVKRV, from the coding sequence ATGGAAAAAGAAGTTTACAGTTTATGTTTTATGTGTTCAAGCCGATGTCCCATCAAGGTTCTGGTCAAAGACGGCCAGGTCAAGTGGATTGAAGGCAGCCCCCATGTGGCGGGGATGGAAGGGAGCCTGTGCCCGCGCGGCGCCGCCGGCATTGCGCTGCTTTACGACTCGCAACGGGTGCAGTCCCCTTTGATTCGCGACGGCGAACGCGGTTCCGGCAAATGGCGCAAGGCCGGCTGGGATGAAGCCTTGGATTATGTGGCTGAAAAGCTGAAAGCCGTCATCGATCAGTACGGTGGACACAGTGTTGCGCTGGGAGAGCGGGCGCAGCTTGCCACCCCTGTCAGCAAAACGTTTATGAAAGCGATTCAATCTCCCAATCACTTTACCCATGAATCGGTCTGTAAAGGCTCGTTGAATACAGCCAGTCGCAGCCTTTTCGGCGTTTCCGACGCTCAAATCGGCATTGATTATAAAAACACAAAGCATATTATTTTGTATGGCCGCAATATTTTTGAGACCATCGAAGTGAAGGGCGTAAACGGTCTTATGGATGCCGTGGAGCGCGGCGCCAAAATCACCTACATTGACCCCCGGGTAACCGTAACGGCCACAAAAGCGCACCGGTACTGGAGAATCCGTCCGGGCGCCGATCTGGCTCTGAACTATGCCCTGATTCATGTTATTCTTAAAGAAAGATTATATGATGCCGAATACGTAGACCGTTGGGTTTTGGGTCTTGCCGAGCTGCAGGACTTTGTCCGTTCCTTTACTCCGGAATGGGCTGAAAAGGAAACCGGCATCCCCTCCGCGGAGATCGTATCCCTATCCCGGGAAGTCAGCCGGGACAAACCCGCGGTCATTTTCCATTTTGGCTGGCGCGCTTCCTCCCACCTCAATGAAACCTATATGCGGCGTTCGATCCTGATTCTAAACGCATTGATGGGCAGCGTCGAGGCCGCGGGGGGGCTTTTTTTCAAAAAGGGCCCGGGCGAGGTCGGCGCAAAACCTGCGCGCGCGCTCACCGCTCAGGAATTCCCCAGGGTAGATCTTCCCCGCTTTGATCAGGTGGGCACGCCAAAATTTCCGCTGCCTGATCCCGGCCATGGAGTGGCCCAGATGCTCCCATCCGCCATCCTGAACGAAGATCCTTACCCTCTCAAGGGTCTTATCGCCTTCCGCTATGACCCGCTCTTTTCCATTCCCGACATCCGTACGACTAAAAAGGCGTTCGACAAGTTGGACCTTATCGTGACCATCGACATTAATTACAGTGAAACGGCGTGGTATTCCGATGTCATTTTGCCGGAGTCCACTTATCTGGAGCGGCTCGACTGCATCCAGCAGGCCAACGGTCTTAAACCGCAGATGTTCCTTCGGCAACCGGCGGTCACGCCACGGCATAATACCCGCGAGGGCGCCGTCATTCTCAAAGAGATTGCTGAACGCATCGGGACAGGCGCATATTTTCCCTACGAAACAATGGAAGAGCTGGTGCGCTGGCAGCTTGAAGGAACCGGTTTTTCCCTGGAAGACTTTGCGGCCAAGGGCTTTGTGACCTATACGGATCGACCGATTTTTTGGGATCGGAAAGACGGCATCAAATTCAAGACGCCATCCGGAAAAATAGAATTCGCCTCCTCTCTTTTGGAAAACGCGGGATTCGAATCCTTTCCTGAATGCGAACCCGTCGCCCCGCCGCCGGAAAATCAATTCCGCTTGACAATCGGCCGGTGTGCGCTTCATACCCATATCTCAACCCAGAACAATCCGTATTTAAATGAAAGAGTCTCTGAGAATGTTCTCTGGATCAACACAGAGCGGGCGGCAGCGCTCGGCATCAAAAATAAAGATCTTGTGGAAATATCCTCCAATTGCGGCTCCGGCAAAATCAAGGCCTATGTAACCGATCTGATCCACCCGGAGGCCGTCTTTATGCTGCATGGCTTTGGGCACCAGGCTGCGCTGGCCGCCCGTTCCTTCGACAAAGGCCTCGCCGACGGCATCCTGCAGGAAAATGTCACGGATATGGTGGGGGGCAGTCCGGCGCTGCAACATTCATTTGTGTCAGTAAAACGAGTCTGA
- a CDS encoding Crp/Fnr family transcriptional regulator, with product METHWHLYEKDFFWDLPVEKEKFLSLSTKRSLKKNEFVFFEEDPGESCFYLEKGTVKIFRVTALGKEPIFFVRKAGEMFGLAEVIDAKERKCNAQALTPSVLYEINKENFEFLLSRYHSLSRKVIKVLDRRLRYLGEQIENLMVCDVATRMLKLLFYLCCNSLIDRASLTLNKPIKVPINLTQEQMASLTGSCQQTVSETLKELQQSGLIQISKKEITLLNPLQIIDKISQ from the coding sequence ATGGAGACGCACTGGCATCTTTATGAAAAAGATTTTTTCTGGGATCTCCCGGTGGAGAAAGAAAAATTTCTGTCTCTATCGACCAAGAGATCATTAAAAAAGAACGAATTCGTTTTTTTCGAGGAAGATCCGGGCGAATCCTGCTTTTACCTTGAAAAGGGAACTGTCAAAATTTTTCGCGTGACCGCTTTAGGAAAAGAGCCTATTTTCTTTGTACGGAAAGCCGGCGAAATGTTTGGACTGGCGGAAGTTATCGACGCCAAAGAAAGAAAATGCAACGCCCAGGCACTGACCCCTTCTGTGTTGTATGAAATCAACAAAGAAAACTTCGAATTTCTGCTTTCCCGGTATCATTCACTCTCAAGAAAAGTCATAAAGGTTTTAGACCGGCGCCTGCGATATCTTGGCGAGCAAATCGAAAACCTGATGGTCTGTGATGTAGCCACAAGAATGTTAAAGCTTTTATTTTACTTGTGCTGTAACAGCTTGATTGACAGGGCTTCTTTGACTTTGAATAAACCGATAAAGGTTCCCATCAACCTTACCCAGGAACAAATGGCTTCCCTGACCGGTTCCTGCCAGCAGACCGTCAGCGAAACCCTCAAGGAGCTTCAGCAAAGCGGACTGATCCAAATTTCCAAGAAAGAAATTACCCTGCTGAATCCACTTCAAATAATCGATAAAATCAGTCAGTAA
- a CDS encoding NAD(P)H-dependent oxidoreductase subunit E, whose amino-acid sequence MKREKVQKIVGNHRHEKAALLAILHEIQEDEKQIDMESIQYLSELMKVPAAHIYGIVTFYSAFTTGKKGETEIKMCDGISCHLNGADEVTAALKSRLHIKTGETTQDGKYSLENVHCLGLCCIGPNATFNHKTYCNLNKEKIIDILQVDIRK is encoded by the coding sequence ATGAAAAGGGAAAAAGTTCAAAAAATCGTCGGCAACCATCGCCACGAGAAAGCCGCCTTACTGGCTATTCTGCACGAAATTCAGGAAGATGAAAAACAAATTGACATGGAATCCATTCAGTATCTTTCCGAACTGATGAAAGTTCCTGCCGCCCATATTTACGGCATCGTCACGTTCTATTCCGCTTTTACAACCGGTAAAAAGGGGGAAACAGAAATAAAAATGTGCGACGGCATTTCGTGTCATCTCAACGGGGCCGATGAAGTGACAGCGGCGCTGAAATCCCGGTTGCATATTAAAACAGGTGAAACCACGCAAGATGGAAAATATAGCCTGGAAAATGTGCACTGTTTAGGCCTCTGCTGCATTGGTCCGAATGCAACGTTTAATCACAAAACGTATTGCAATCTGAACAAAGAAAAAATCATCGACATCCTTCAGGTTGACATAAGGAAATGA
- a CDS encoding 4Fe-4S dicluster domain-containing protein, with the protein MSKYYLFQDRKRCIGCYSCTIACKSNKNLLTGPKPVDIIPIGPTFIDGTPRAAFVLMPCFHCEDPWCVAVCPTGAVQKRTKDGIVFVDHALCIGCKSCMSACPWGAPQWNPETGKVVKCDYCKDRLDAGLKPACATICTTHCLQFGEANETPDVRRERYAREMVGL; encoded by the coding sequence ATGAGCAAATATTATCTGTTCCAAGACCGAAAGCGCTGCATCGGTTGTTATAGCTGTACCATCGCTTGCAAAAGCAACAAGAATCTCTTAACGGGTCCAAAACCCGTCGACATCATCCCGATCGGGCCCACCTTTATTGATGGAACCCCGCGGGCGGCCTTCGTCCTCATGCCCTGTTTTCATTGTGAAGACCCCTGGTGTGTCGCAGTCTGTCCCACCGGCGCTGTGCAAAAGCGGACAAAGGACGGCATCGTTTTTGTAGATCATGCCCTTTGCATCGGCTGCAAGAGCTGTATGTCGGCCTGTCCCTGGGGCGCCCCCCAGTGGAATCCCGAAACCGGCAAGGTTGTCAAGTGCGACTACTGTAAGGACCGTCTGGATGCGGGCCTGAAACCGGCCTGCGCTACCATCTGCACGACCCATTGCCTGCAGTTCGGAGAAGCCAATGAAACGCCCGATGTCAGAAGAGAACGATATGCCAGGGAGATGGTTGGTCTGTGA
- a CDS encoding sulfite exporter TauE/SafE family protein → MTKKYLVGIIFIITCILSIGMIQPSSQAIAAGMEAKISAAELKVGETITVEGQIPAGQDLFITIAAQTTFKPEDALGPKERKRLSNRDNVAKDKKTKKAIIDPATGKKKLKWKADTTIPYLYYMVTNNPEPFGKVKDKKYGGAFFWKSLYKTKMFKLNKWKQLPDPIKAVLGPIKTEEQWNFMTYAHENKFGINTIAKEGTLKGKIVIFSRSVVTDYAQAPYYWNKGTSVSLDKATGKFKAIFKTFRHTAPNTKFNVFVNGQQTGTYTLTPKGYWLTLGWRYMNPFWILFGALVVGTWFALMGGGGGMLMSAYQVMVIHTAGPMGINAANTLKPSNTPLTLFSAIGGMYQYAIKDRRVAWPLALSFGVGIFIGAFYLGPNFSAKYLPMSTYKHWLGILTLIMGVRLLYELTPAVMEKRKSIKAIVAKFNEEVKQAREEGRSAQMGRIETIKGGLGSIFSTYEFKFWGESFSIRPWVFGLIGIFVGVVASSFGIGGGFLLVPIMTTLAALPMYMAVPASLVGTMFSSICSIAGYIILGYYPDLTIATCIVVGALVGGVIGSRLQGFFTEKQLKWALAILMFFLFFRFTGTEIWI, encoded by the coding sequence ATGACCAAAAAATACTTAGTTGGCATCATTTTTATTATTACATGTATTTTATCGATTGGAATGATTCAACCTTCGTCACAGGCAATAGCCGCTGGGATGGAAGCCAAAATTTCGGCTGCCGAGCTCAAAGTGGGAGAAACCATAACGGTGGAAGGACAGATCCCGGCCGGGCAAGACCTGTTCATCACGATTGCAGCCCAAACAACATTTAAGCCCGAAGATGCGTTGGGACCAAAGGAACGAAAAAGGTTAAGCAACAGAGACAATGTCGCCAAGGACAAAAAAACCAAAAAAGCGATTATTGACCCGGCGACCGGAAAGAAAAAATTGAAATGGAAGGCTGACACAACGATTCCCTATTTGTATTATATGGTTACGAATAATCCTGAGCCATTTGGAAAGGTTAAGGACAAGAAATATGGCGGCGCTTTCTTCTGGAAAAGCCTCTATAAAACAAAAATGTTTAAATTAAACAAATGGAAACAGCTGCCTGACCCGATCAAGGCTGTTCTGGGGCCTATTAAAACGGAAGAACAATGGAATTTTATGACCTATGCCCACGAAAATAAATTTGGCATCAATACCATTGCCAAGGAAGGGACCCTGAAAGGGAAGATCGTTATATTTTCCCGCTCTGTGGTAACGGATTACGCCCAAGCACCCTATTACTGGAATAAGGGAACTTCTGTTTCCCTTGATAAAGCGACGGGTAAATTCAAGGCTATCTTCAAGACCTTTCGTCATACCGCCCCCAACACTAAATTTAATGTGTTTGTAAACGGCCAACAAACAGGCACCTATACGTTAACGCCCAAAGGCTACTGGCTGACACTTGGCTGGCGCTACATGAACCCGTTTTGGATCCTTTTCGGGGCACTCGTAGTCGGGACCTGGTTCGCACTGATGGGCGGCGGCGGCGGTATGCTCATGTCGGCCTATCAGGTGATGGTAATCCATACAGCAGGACCCATGGGGATCAATGCGGCCAACACCCTGAAGCCATCAAATACGCCCCTGACGCTTTTTTCGGCCATTGGCGGTATGTATCAATATGCGATTAAAGACAGAAGGGTGGCCTGGCCACTGGCGCTCAGCTTTGGCGTCGGCATCTTTATCGGCGCTTTCTATCTGGGGCCCAACTTCTCGGCCAAATACCTGCCGATGAGCACCTATAAGCACTGGCTGGGTATCCTTACCCTGATCATGGGCGTCCGGCTGCTTTATGAGCTTACCCCCGCCGTGATGGAAAAGCGCAAGTCAATCAAGGCCATTGTCGCCAAATTTAATGAAGAGGTAAAACAGGCCAGGGAAGAAGGAAGATCGGCCCAAATGGGAAGGATCGAGACAATTAAAGGTGGACTCGGCTCAATATTTTCGACGTACGAATTTAAGTTCTGGGGCGAGTCGTTTTCCATTCGCCCCTGGGTCTTTGGCCTGATCGGGATATTTGTCGGTGTCGTGGCGTCCTCTTTCGGTATCGGCGGCGGATTTTTACTTGTTCCCATTATGACGACACTGGCGGCCCTGCCAATGTATATGGCGGTTCCGGCATCTTTAGTCGGAACCATGTTCAGCTCGATCTGTTCGATTGCCGGATATATAATATTAGGTTATTACCCCGACCTGACAATTGCGACTTGTATTGTTGTCGGTGCCTTGGTTGGCGGTGTCATCGGATCCAGGCTTCAGGGGTTCTTTACCGAAAAGCAGCTTAAGTGGGCTCTGGCTATCCTGATGTTCTTTCTATTTTTCAGGTTTACCGGAACGGAAATCTGGATTTAA
- a CDS encoding FAD-dependent oxidoreductase has protein sequence MYRSCPVNQNTQRISALLAQEQVAHSACRHSLELLLSLLGDISAGRGEPDHIPSIEAIARDLQSARHPKECIEIGGMLMSDLASFYEVFKSHIETFYCPTGECTTLSAAPCQLACPASVDVPSYVALVGMGRYQDALEILREDLSLPGILGRICVHPCERACRRGKVDTAIAICRLKWVAVDKAYEEKMELPSPPPNRFKEKVAIIGSGPAGLSTGYFLAKMGYKPTVFESMPEPGGMLRWGIPAYRLPRQILKKEIDYIKALGVKIETGVHFGKKNTLASLKRNGFKAVFLGIGTWRALALPVQGAQNNPNVIDSLTFLRQGSTNAPLTGKRVIVVGGGNVAVDCARTALRLDAEEVNLIYRRSKNEMPARVEEVKAAEEEGAILSYLSLPVQVHGENAKITGLECLRNKLSEPDATGRRRPVPIDGTEHFIPADIIISALGQRVDRTSLESVKALELSREDLIRVNPATMETSIPGVFAGGDAVTGPATVIEAVASGKKAAQSIHHYLQGLPYSDIDPLPVRRKKIPVISMSAVEKSLSSRPVMPVRAFKNKPADFKEVALELSAQNASQEAKRCLRCDLCISCGRCVEVCRDEMGVDALHLSYVNQNGTADTDFLRPSQRCVGCGACAINCPTNAIRIEEKDGESKIIMCGAEISRHPLVACAACGILFISKNHLDYIRQKTDAQAKIKDPQNLCQTCARKIRAENFLK, from the coding sequence ATGTATCGATCCTGCCCGGTTAACCAAAACACACAAAGAATATCAGCGCTGCTTGCTCAAGAACAGGTCGCCCATTCAGCCTGCCGGCATAGCCTCGAGTTATTGCTGAGCCTTCTCGGAGATATTTCCGCCGGCCGGGGCGAACCCGATCATATCCCTTCCATAGAAGCCATCGCCCGTGATCTGCAGAGTGCGCGCCATCCGAAAGAATGCATCGAGATCGGTGGAATGCTGATGTCGGATCTCGCTAGTTTCTATGAAGTCTTCAAAAGTCATATTGAAACCTTTTATTGTCCTACGGGAGAATGCACCACGCTTTCGGCAGCGCCCTGTCAGTTGGCATGCCCTGCCAGCGTGGATGTACCCAGCTACGTTGCGCTCGTGGGAATGGGACGGTATCAGGATGCCTTGGAAATTCTCAGAGAAGATCTCTCACTTCCCGGCATACTGGGGCGAATCTGCGTCCATCCTTGCGAGCGAGCCTGCCGGCGCGGCAAAGTGGACACAGCCATTGCGATCTGCCGGCTTAAATGGGTTGCCGTCGACAAAGCGTACGAAGAGAAAATGGAACTCCCATCCCCGCCCCCGAACCGGTTTAAAGAAAAGGTGGCCATTATTGGAAGCGGTCCGGCCGGCCTTTCAACCGGTTATTTCCTGGCAAAAATGGGCTACAAACCGACTGTTTTTGAATCCATGCCCGAACCGGGGGGCATGCTCAGATGGGGCATCCCCGCATACCGGTTGCCGCGGCAGATCTTGAAAAAAGAGATCGATTATATTAAAGCCCTGGGCGTTAAAATTGAGACCGGGGTCCATTTCGGTAAAAAAAACACGCTGGCGAGCTTAAAGCGTAACGGGTTTAAGGCTGTTTTTCTGGGGATCGGCACATGGCGCGCACTGGCCCTTCCGGTCCAAGGCGCCCAGAACAACCCCAACGTGATAGATTCTCTGACTTTTTTGCGCCAGGGCTCGACGAATGCGCCGCTGACCGGAAAACGCGTAATTGTCGTGGGGGGCGGAAACGTAGCGGTAGACTGCGCGCGGACAGCTCTCCGGTTGGATGCCGAGGAGGTCAATCTTATCTATCGGAGATCAAAAAATGAAATGCCTGCACGGGTTGAGGAGGTCAAAGCCGCTGAAGAAGAGGGCGCCATCCTTTCTTATCTTTCCCTGCCTGTTCAAGTGCATGGCGAGAACGCAAAGATAACCGGGCTTGAATGCCTTCGCAACAAATTGAGCGAACCGGATGCCACCGGCCGCAGGCGACCTGTTCCCATCGATGGAACGGAACATTTTATTCCGGCCGACATTATCATCAGCGCCCTTGGCCAAAGAGTGGACCGGACCTCCCTGGAATCAGTCAAGGCCTTAGAACTTTCCAGGGAAGATCTCATCAGGGTGAATCCGGCCACGATGGAAACTTCGATTCCGGGTGTGTTTGCCGGCGGAGATGCCGTAACGGGACCTGCGACGGTTATTGAAGCGGTGGCCTCCGGCAAGAAAGCCGCTCAATCCATCCACCATTATTTGCAGGGATTACCCTATTCGGATATTGACCCATTGCCGGTCCGGCGCAAAAAGATCCCGGTTATTTCGATGTCGGCAGTGGAAAAATCCTTGTCGTCGCGCCCGGTCATGCCGGTGCGAGCCTTTAAAAACAAACCGGCGGATTTTAAGGAAGTGGCGCTTGAGCTCTCCGCGCAAAACGCTTCGCAGGAAGCCAAAAGGTGCTTGCGATGCGACCTCTGTATCAGTTGCGGCCGTTGTGTCGAAGTCTGTAGAGACGAGATGGGCGTTGATGCGCTTCACCTTTCTTATGTTAATCAGAATGGAACGGCCGACACCGATTTTCTGCGCCCGTCCCAGCGCTGTGTCGGATGCGGCGCCTGTGCCATAAACTGTCCAACAAACGCCATAAGAATTGAAGAAAAAGACGGCGAGAGCAAAATCATCATGTGTGGGGCGGAAATAAGCCGTCACCCGCTCGTTGCCTGCGCCGCATGCGGGATTCTTTTTATTTCGAAAAATCACCTTGATTACATTCGTCAGAAAACCGATGCTCAGGCCAAAATAAAGGATCCCCAAAATTTATGCCAAACCTGTGCAAGAAAAATTCGGGCAGAAAATTTTTTAAAATAA
- a CDS encoding sigma-54 dependent transcriptional regulator — protein MKSAILVVDDEIDMLQLLKRSLEPDLNCVADTATSGEMGVRLFSQNSYDMVLADIKMPGMDGLEFLELIKRNTPDLTVVMMTAYGDIETAVDAMKRGAYDFIIKPFDYEALLLRLEKALERSRLLKENLRLQDECNKDHLFQDLVGKSDKMKHLYETIEMVAKTEHTVLVTGDSGTGKELVARAIHDLSDRRQQRFVAVNCPTVPESILESELFGYKKGAFTHASQNKIGLFQEAHKGTLFLDEIGDISPTIQTKLLRVLQEKEIKPLGDTKSIQIDVRIIASTNQNLEEKIKNSTFREDFYYRLNVLPIHVPALKEHREDIPFIASYLLKKHCEKLNKPLKNISPELMEIFMNKTWDGNVREMENSIIRGILFSQGEEIRLHDVGFSDIGPHISNFLEHHFIELPYKAAKEEALKQFNYSYIGSLLSANNGNVTFAAKACGLERQALQQIMRRYNIKSDAFRE, from the coding sequence ATGAAAAGTGCCATTTTAGTTGTTGATGATGAGATCGATATGCTTCAGCTCCTGAAACGGAGCCTTGAGCCGGATTTGAACTGTGTGGCGGATACCGCAACTTCCGGCGAAATGGGCGTGAGGCTGTTTTCACAGAATTCATATGACATGGTTCTGGCGGATATCAAGATGCCGGGAATGGACGGGTTGGAATTTCTGGAATTGATCAAACGGAATACACCTGATCTGACGGTGGTCATGATGACGGCTTACGGCGACATCGAAACCGCCGTGGATGCCATGAAGAGAGGGGCGTACGACTTTATTATCAAGCCGTTTGATTATGAAGCGCTGCTACTTCGCCTGGAAAAGGCACTGGAAAGAAGCCGCTTGCTAAAGGAGAATCTGCGGTTGCAGGACGAGTGCAATAAAGATCATCTGTTTCAGGACCTGGTGGGGAAAAGCGACAAGATGAAGCATCTGTATGAAACCATCGAGATGGTTGCCAAAACGGAGCACACCGTACTGGTCACAGGGGATTCAGGTACCGGCAAAGAACTTGTGGCAAGGGCCATTCATGACTTAAGCGACCGCCGGCAGCAGCGGTTTGTGGCGGTCAACTGTCCGACGGTGCCGGAAAGCATTCTTGAAAGTGAATTGTTCGGGTACAAAAAAGGCGCATTTACCCATGCCAGCCAGAATAAAATCGGACTGTTCCAGGAGGCGCATAAAGGCACCCTTTTTCTGGACGAAATCGGCGACATCAGCCCCACCATCCAGACAAAATTGCTGCGGGTGCTGCAGGAAAAAGAGATCAAGCCCTTGGGGGACACCAAGTCGATTCAGATCGATGTGCGCATTATTGCTTCAACCAATCAGAACCTGGAGGAGAAAATTAAAAATTCAACTTTCAGGGAAGACTTTTATTATCGCTTGAACGTGTTGCCGATTCATGTGCCTGCTCTTAAAGAGCATCGCGAAGACATTCCCTTTATTGCAAGCTATCTTTTGAAAAAACATTGTGAAAAATTAAACAAACCGCTTAAAAATATATCTCCCGAACTGATGGAAATTTTTATGAACAAGACCTGGGACGGAAATGTCCGGGAAATGGAAAACAGCATCATCCGTGGAATATTGTTTTCCCAAGGGGAAGAAATACGGCTCCATGATGTCGGCTTTTCGGATATAGGACCACATATTTCGAACTTTTTGGAGCACCATTTTATAGAATTGCCCTACAAAGCTGCAAAAGAAGAGGCCCTTAAACAGTTTAATTACAGCTATATCGGCAGCCTGCTGTCCGCAAACAATGGCAATGTGACATTTGCCGCCAAGGCATGCGGGCTGGAGCGCCAGGCGCTCCAGCAGATCATGCGGCGATATAACATCAAGTCGGACGCCTTTAGAGAATAG
- a CDS encoding ATP-binding protein, whose amino-acid sequence MIFPTFPLWIVDIAGSVLMVAFSFLCLRLVRKLKQYDLDNVIWTYLLWVCYGLAAFSVSRSAGHILKQLLLMSAHETLWLSIRPFSGAINTFMFVFVASVTLFFERIWKLYQQILKDKQKLQAMHKELLYLNQNLEQLVAKRTQALTLSEHKYRRIFEVSRDMILVAKKDGKVVDLNPAGHAMLGIDAADRSITGCLFQQFFSKEEDWNAIQQKINQRGFVLNFETDFKVRDGANIRALISGSFDKGLSQDEDTVLFLVKDIEERRSMEKQLAQADKLASIGQLSAGIAHEINNPLGIILGYTQLLLRKEPIESERHQDLKTIEKHVQSCKAIVKDLLNFAKSSKPRREKTIINKTIEDVLGFVQHHSNTDHIEILRDYDKKIPELMLDEKKIKQVLLNLIMNARHAVGHQGTIALSTELDADAGRVFIKVKDTGYGIEKQHHTSIFDPFYTTKPTGEGTGLGLSVSYGIIKSHGGDIFVESEPGKGSQFTVVLPVL is encoded by the coding sequence ATGATCTTTCCCACTTTCCCTTTATGGATTGTTGATATTGCCGGCTCAGTCCTTATGGTCGCCTTTTCGTTTCTGTGCCTACGGCTGGTTCGTAAACTTAAACAGTATGATCTGGACAATGTCATCTGGACCTATCTGTTATGGGTATGCTATGGGCTTGCCGCGTTTTCTGTATCTCGATCCGCCGGGCATATCCTGAAGCAGCTACTTTTAATGTCCGCTCATGAAACCCTATGGCTTTCTATCCGACCTTTCAGCGGCGCTATTAATACATTTATGTTTGTGTTTGTAGCATCGGTTACGCTCTTTTTTGAGAGAATCTGGAAGCTTTATCAGCAGATATTAAAAGACAAGCAGAAACTGCAAGCCATGCACAAGGAGCTTTTATACCTGAACCAGAATCTTGAACAGTTGGTTGCCAAGCGTACCCAAGCCTTAACGCTTTCCGAACACAAGTATCGCCGTATTTTTGAGGTTTCAAGAGACATGATTCTGGTGGCGAAAAAGGACGGCAAAGTTGTCGATCTGAATCCGGCCGGGCATGCGATGTTGGGGATTGACGCGGCGGACCGGTCGATTACAGGCTGTTTGTTTCAGCAGTTTTTTTCTAAAGAGGAGGACTGGAACGCCATTCAGCAAAAAATCAACCAGCGCGGATTTGTTTTAAATTTTGAAACCGATTTCAAAGTCCGCGATGGAGCGAACATCCGTGCGCTTATCAGCGGGAGCTTTGATAAGGGGCTGAGTCAGGATGAAGATACCGTCCTCTTTCTAGTAAAGGATATCGAGGAGCGGCGGTCCATGGAAAAGCAGCTGGCCCAGGCCGACAAGCTGGCTTCCATCGGGCAGCTGTCGGCCGGGATCGCGCATGAAATCAATAATCCGTTGGGCATCATCCTGGGCTATACCCAGCTGCTTCTGCGAAAAGAGCCGATTGAATCGGAGCGGCATCAGGATCTGAAAACCATCGAAAAGCATGTTCAAAGCTGCAAGGCGATCGTAAAGGATTTGCTCAATTTTGCTAAAAGTTCAAAACCCAGAAGAGAGAAAACCATCATTAATAAAACGATTGAAGATGTATTAGGGTTTGTGCAACACCATTCCAATACAGACCATATTGAAATTCTCAGAGATTATGATAAAAAAATTCCGGAGCTGATGCTGGATGAAAAAAAAATAAAACAGGTTCTGCTGAATCTGATTATGAACGCCAGGCATGCCGTCGGTCATCAGGGGACCATCGCGCTGTCAACGGAGCTGGATGCCGATGCCGGCCGGGTGTTTATAAAGGTAAAAGATACGGGCTATGGCATCGAAAAGCAGCACCATACAAGTATTTTTGATCCGTTTTATACCACCAAACCCACCGGTGAGGGAACCGGCCTGGGGCTTTCGGTCAGCTACGGCATTATTAAAAGCCACGGGGGCGATATTTTTGTGGAAAGTGAACCCGGCAAGGGATCGCAATTTACGGTCGTTCTCCCCGTTTTATGA